The Panacibacter microcysteis DNA window TACACGCAGTTCTTTTACGGAAATTTTTGAATCTGCCTCCATTGCTTTTACCACATCCATTGTTTGAAATGCTATGCTTTCCAGCGCAGCTCTTGCGATATGTGCCGTGCCGGTACCCCTGGTTATACCGACGATGGTGCCACGGGCATGCTGGTTCCAGTAAGGCGCGCCAAGACCGGCAAATGCAGGCACAAGATATACGCCGTCAGTAGTATCGCACTGCTGTGCCAGTGCTTCTATTTCTTTGGAAGAGCGGATGATGTTTAAACCATCCCGAAGCCATTGCACCACTGCACCTGCTATAAACACGCTGCCTTCCAATGCGTAATTCGTTTTGCCATTGATTTGCCAGGCAACTGTTGTAAGCAGGTTGTTGTTGGAAAATACGGGCTGCTCTCCTGTATTCATGAGCATAAAGCAACCGGTACCGTATGTGTTTTTTACCATGCCTTCGTGTGTGCACATCTGGCCAAACAATGCGGCCTGCTGATCTCCCGCAATGCCTGCGATGGGTATATTGGCAGGTGTAATAATGTTTTCTGTATAGCCATAGATTTCGCTGCTGCTTTTAACTTCGGGCAACATATTCTTTGGTATATCCATGAGTTGAAGCAGGTCTTCATCCCAGGCGAGTGTATGAATGTTGAATAACATGGTTCTTGATGCATTGGAAACATCTGTAGCATGTACCTTTCCATTGGTCAGTTTCCACAACAACCAGCTATCGACAGTACCAAAACAGAGGTCTCCATTTTCTGCTTTCTTTCTTGCGTCCTGCACATTATCGAGTATCCATTTTAGTTTGGTTGCCGAGAAGTAAGCATCTACTATTAAACCTGTTTTGCGCTGGATCGGTTGCAGGTAACCCTGTTCTTTCAACTGATCGCAATAAGTTGAGGTTCTCCTGTCCTGCCATACAATAGCATGATGAATTGGCTGGCCTGTTCTACGGTCCCATACAACGGTTGTTTCGCGTTGGTTGGTAATGCCAATTGCAGCAATATCTTTTACGGTAATGCCTGCCTGCGAAACGGCCTCAGCAGCAACGCCCAGTTGAGTGCTCCAGATTTCCCCTGCGTCGTGCTCTACCCAGCCGGGCTGGGGAAATATCTGTGTAAATTCTTTTTGCGCAACAGCAACAATGCTGCCGTTATAATCGAATACGATGGCCCTGGAACTTGTTGTGCCCTGGTCGAAAGCGAGTATAAATTTTTTCATTAAGCAAATCGTTTTGTAAAGAAGCGATGGGCATTCAAGATACAGGATTCAGCTTAGATGAAGCACATTTATACAACAAGTAATGATAAATTTTTTTGAGGTTTTATAGAGTATGAATAACTATTCTTTCGCAAATAGTTTATCAGCCAGTTTCTCGTCGTGTTTGTAAATATCTCGCCGGAAATTGAGAATGCCCTGGTCGTCTACAAATGCAGTAAAATAAGTGATTACAACGGGTATTGCCCTCGGTAATGTTACCCATTTTTCTTTCACACCACTCATGAGTGTATCAATCCGTGTTTCATTCCATGAAGTGTCGTTGCGCAGCAGGAACTCTGCAAGTTTCTTAGGTTCTCCCACTCTTATACAGCCATGGCTAAAACTTCTGCTGGACGCTGAAAAAAGATTCCTGTTGGGTGTATCATGGAAATAGATATCGTAATTATTGGGAAACAGGAACTTGACCTTGCCCAGCGAGTTTAATGGTCCGGGTAACTGCCTTATTGCCGGAAGTGTGTCGGGGCCGCCTGTACGTTCCATCTGGTGTTTACGCAGGTAGCCGGTATCTTTTCGCATGGCGGGCAAAATCTCGTTGCGCACAATTTTAGAAGGAACTTTCCAATAAGGAGCGAACACAATGTATTTCAGATCACCGGAAAACACTACCGTACTATTGGCAGCGGTACCTACAATAACATTGATATCCATCTTCAACGTGTCTTCATTGTAAACATACATCTTGTATTCGGGTATGTTTACAGCAATAAATTCATGATCGCGGTGCGGCGGCGGCATCCAGCGCATGCGCTCCAGGTTTACCATTACCTGTTGTATTCTTTGTGCAGGCGTAATGTTTAATTCTTCGATCATTTTAGGGCCAATCGCACCGTCGGCCCCAATGCCCATTCTACGCTGGAATGATTGTACGGCTGAAAACAAAGCCGAATCAAATAATGTAGTAGAGTCGTTATAGGCAAGATCTCCCAGTCGGTATAAGCGGTCTTTTATTGTCGCGATTATAACAGTATCGTCATTAATATGCAATGCTTTCTTTCGTTGCGGAATAGAATCCCAGTTTCCTTCTTTCTCTAATTTATATAGAAACGGTAAGAAGGAACTCAGCTTTTTATACTCCGCATTAAGTGCAGCAAACTTATCTACCTCTGTGTTCCCGGTCTGAATAACGGAATCGAGCAATGCTGTGATATTAATTTTTTTTCGCGGAATAAACCATCCAAGGTCTGCGATATTACTATCCGTACCCTTGTACATTTTTGCAGCATAATGAAAGAACTGGCCTGTAAGCAGCAGTTCTGTATTCAGCACTTCTTCTGCCGTGTGTTTTCTTACTGCATTATCTTCAAAAGCATTGTATAGTGTTACAAGTTTACTGTTATATAAACTGCTGTCGTGCATGGTACTGATTGTACTGCTAAGCAGGTTGATGAAACCACGTGCCTGTTCGCCAAGGCCACTGCTGTCAAACCATGCATACTCGTAATTTCTTTGTTTGTAAAAGTCAATAAACTGCTTTTCATATTTGCGAAAGCGATTGTTGCCGGACAGGAAACCTTCCAGCTTATTGCTGTCTAAAAAGAGATTATTGAAAGAAGTAATTTCATTAATGCTGGTGTCGCGCTCCACGTTTTTATCATCACCATTTCCGCAGGCAACGCATAAGTATAGCAACATGATTGATACAAAAATGCCTATCGATTTCATAGAAACGTGTTAGTAATATGAATTTAGTGTTTAGCAGAATGATCACAAACTTTTTTATCGCTATCAAAGCAGGCTTAAGTAAACAAAATAGTATAGCCATGTACAAAGAGAAGTCGTCATGCCGGTTGAAATGTTTCCCACATTCACTGTAATCTGTTTAACTTAAAGTCATGAAAGTTTTGTTCATTTTGCTGGTACTGTGCACAGGAAACCTTATGGCACAAAACCGTGCCGACATTATTATACGCAATGGTAAAATTATAGATGGCACAGGCAACCCGTGGTATTATGGCGATGTAGCCATAAGAGCCCATACCATTGTTGCCACCGGGAATTTAAACACCTGGAGTGCTGATAACATTATTGATGCCACAGGGCTTATTATAGCGCCGGGTTTTATAGATGTGCATACGCACATTGAAGATGATGAGGTAAAAAACCCTACAGCAAACAATTTTATCAGGGATGGCGTTACCACGGTTATTACCGGAAATTGCGGTTCATCTCACGTTAATACAGGTGCCTATCTTGCTTTTATCGATAGTCTGCGATTATCCGTAAACACCGCCACGTTTATTGGGCACAATGATGTGCGTGAAGCCGTAATGGGGAAAGCCAACAGGCCGCCAACCAGCCAGGAACTGGATAAAATGATTGCCCTGGTTAATAAGGCAATGCAAGAAGGTGCAGTTGGTTTTTCAACAGGGCTCATCTATACACCGGGTTCCTATGCTTCGACTGATGAAATTATTGCCCTTGCAAAAGTTGCGGCCGCCTATAATGGTGTGTATGCTACACACATGCGCAATGAAAGTGACAGCGTAACATATGCAATTCATGAAGCTTTGCGCATTGCAAAAGCTGCGGGTATACCACTGCAGATATCTCATTTTAAAATTGGCGGACAACAAAACTGGGGCCGCAGCAGGCAAACAATTGAAATGGTTAAGAAGGCAAGGACAGACGGCCTGGATGTAACCATCGATCAATATCCATACACTGCAAGCAGTACTGCATTGAATACATTACTGCCAGACTGGATACTGGCCGGCAACGATTCTGTTGTAAAACAGCGCCTGCGGCAGCCGGCTGTTGTAAAAGAAGCTACCGGTTACATGTTGAAAAAGCTTGCGGCCCGGAAAATGCATCATTTCAGTTATGCTGTGGTGGCATTTTATAAAGCAGACACAACCCTTAATGGAAAAAGTATTGAAGCGATCAACCTGTTATGGAAAAGAAAACACACCGCTGCAGCAGAGGCTACCACAATTATTGACATGGTTATCGGCGGGGGAGCTTCCATGGTTTTTCATGGCATGAGTGAAGACGATGTAAAGTGTATTATGCAATACCCGTTTAATATGCCTGCTTCTGATGCGAGCATTCGGGTAATGAATGAAGGTGCCCCACATCCGCGTGGTTATGGAACCAATGCAAGAATTTTAGGCAGGTATGTAAGGGAACAAAAAATAATAACCCTCGAAGAAGCCATAAGAAGAATGACATCGTTACCGGCGCAGAAATTTCATCTTACAGATCGTGGGTTACTAAGGCCGGGATTTGCCGCAGACATCGTGCTCTTTGATGCAGATGCGGTAACAGATCTTTCAACCTTTCAACAGCCACATCAATATTCAGCAGGCTTTAAATATGTAATTGTAAATGGGAAAATTACTTTGAATAATGGTATACACACCGGCGTAAGAAATGGTATGGCATTGTACAACAAACCACGGTGATCTTACGATCTTCTGTAAACTGTATCTTAGCATTATACTTCCTTTTATTATTTAATCAGCCAGACATGAAAACAAAACTACTTATTACCTTATGTATATTTTTTGCCCAGTTATCTTTTGCCCAGACCAAAACATTAAAGGCTATCAGGGCAGGTAAACTGATAGATGTGGAGCATGCAACTGTGCTGGAAAATGTGATCATTCTTATTGATCATGATACTATAAAGGCTGTCGGTAAAAATATTCCAATACCAGATTCGGCGCAGATCATTGATCTTGGTGGCAGTACAGTGTTGCCTGGCCTTATAGATTGTCATACGCATATAACAGCGCAACCAAGTGGCGATTATTATGCAGATATTTTTCGTGCCACGCAGGTAGATGATGCAATTATGGGAACCGTGTTTGCAAGAAAAACACTGGAAGCCGGTTTTACCACGTGCAGGGATGTTGGTGCAAGAGGTTTTGCAGATGTAGCCTTGCGCAATGCTATTAACCGCGGTGCAGTGCCCGGGCCACGTTTGTTTGTCGCAACATTGTTTATCGGGGCCACAGGAAGTCATGGAGATATCAGCGGGTTTTCACCTTACCTGCAGTGGGATCTGCCCAGGCAAATGCTGGGCGTGGCAGATGGTATAGATGAATTGCGTAAGCAGGTACGTTACAATATAAAATATGGTGCAGATATCATTAAGTTCGGGGCCAGTGCAGGAGTATTAAGCGAAGAAGAAAGCGTTGGTGCACCGCAGTATACGCAGGAAGAAATGAACGCCATTGTAGCAGAAACAAAAGCATGGGGCAAAAAAGCCTGTGCACATGCGCACGGTACCGAAGCTATAAAAATGGCAGTAAAAGCAGGCGTGGCATCTATAGAGCATGGCAGTATGCTGGATGATGAAGCAATTGCATTAATGAAACAATATGGAACCTACCTTGTTGCAGACATTTACAACGACGATTATATACGCACAGAATATGCAAGACTGGGCTACCCGGATAAGATCATTGAGAAAGAAAAACTGGTGGGGCAGGTACAGCGGGAAAGTTTTCAGCAGGCAGTAAAAGCGGGTGTAAAAATTGCTTTTGGTACAGATGCCGGTGTATACCCCCACGGCTGGAATGCGAAACAGTTCTATTATATGGTAAAGTTTGGTTGCACGCCTATGCAGGCCATACAAGCCGCAACAATAAATGCTGCCGACCTCATTGGCAATGCAAAAATTGGCAATATAAAAGCGGGCTGTTATGCAGATATCATTGCTGTAAAAGCTGATGTGTTAAAAGACATTACTACGCTGGAGAACGTAGCGTTTGTAATGAAGGGCGGCGAAGTTTTTAAACAATAATGAAAAGTTTTACATAGAAGATTATTCAATGTTATATACAATACCAGGTTATAAATAAATATTATGAACTAAGCTGTATTACTACTATCATCGCCTGTTGTGTCACTCACTTGTACTGCACTGCATAATGCAGCAATGGCAAAGCCGCTTATTTTTCTTTCCACATGCTATGTGTAATAAAAAATTTTGCTTCATGGCATCAACACTTATTTTTGCCGTGGATTTGGTTCTCAAGATAATGGAAACCCGGATCGCTGAAGCCTCATCTTTATTCTACAGATGAAAGGATTGCGACGCAAGGGACGATGCCACAACGATCTGTTGCCGGTATCAAAAAAATTATCACGAGATTAAAAGGGAAGTCCGGTGTAAATCCGGCGCTATCCCCGTAGCTGTAAGCTTTTTATACTGTTGAATCTGCATACCACTGTTATATACGGGAAGGTGTTCAACAGGAAGCGAGCCAGAAGACCTGCCATATCCAGCATTTATCACGAGCTTTCGGGTGAAAAGCCGGAGATGAGAGGGTCTCAAAGACATTTTCATTTCTACTACTTTCATTTTACGGAGGCTTATTCTTCAAACAACAACTTAAACATTCAGAAGAATGAGCATGAAAAAATTATTTTTACTGGCTGCCATTGCAGCAGCACAAGGCGTTTGCGCCCAGTCAGATTCTACAGGCAATGCATTGGATGAAGTAGTGGTTACCGCTACCAAAAGTCCTAAAAAGCTGAGCGAGACAGGCAAAGTCTTAACCGTTATAACAAAAGCACAGATTGAGCGCAGCGGTGGAAAGGATTTTGCGCAACTCATTACCGAACAAACGGGCATTATTGTTAACGGCGCTGTAAGTAATGCGGGTAAAGACAAGTCTTTGTTTTTGCGGGGTGCAACAGATAAATACACGCTTATACTTTTAGATGATATACCGTTGAATGAACCGGCAGGCGTTGGCGGCAGCTTTGATCTTCGTTTGCTATCATTAGATAACATTGAACGCATAGAAATTTTAAAAGGTAGCCAGAGTACGCTCTACGGTTCCAATGCTGTAGCAGGTGTAATCAATATCATTTCTAAAAAGCCTGCTACTGCTAAGCCACAATTCAATGCGCTGGCTACTTACGGCAGTTTCAATACTTTTAAAGGCAATGCAAACATCAGCCAGAAAGCCAAGGTGCTGGAGTACGATCTCAACTACACGTACTACAATACAGATGGTATTTCTGAAGCGAAAGACACAACGGGCAAGGCAAATTTTGATAAAGACGGTTTCACACAACATGCCGTGCAGGCGGTTGTGGGTATAAATATTACAAAGCAGCTAAAAATTTCACCCTACTACCGCTTTACACAGTTTACCGGCGGGTATGATGCGGATGCATTTACAGACGCGCCCAATAACTACAATGCATCGCTGGTGAACAGCGGGCTCGATGGCCGTTACAACTATGCAAAAGGAACCGTGCATGTTAACTATGGGTACGACTTTACAAAACGTTTGTACGCCGGACAGTATGGCGATTTTACTATGAAAGGTAAATTTCATCATGCAGAACTTTTTGTAAACCATACTTTCAGCAAAGCTTTGCAAATGGTGGCAGGCGCCAATTTACAAGTGTACAGGATAGATGCACCAGATACGGTAAACAGTATTGTAAGCCCTTTTGTTTCCTTGTTTTTACACAGCAACAATGGCTGGAATATAGAGTTGGGCGGACGATATAACCAGCATAACAAATATGGCGGCAACGCTACTTACAGTTTTAACCCATCTTATCTCATCAACGAAAAGATAAAACTGTTTGCCAATGTTACCAGTGGTTTTCGTGCACCCTCAATAGGAGAGTTGTTTGGACCCTACGGGGCAAACCCGGATCTTAAACCGGAAAAATCTAACACCCAGGAAGCAGGCGTACAGGCCGTTATAGCAAACAAAAAAATAACTGCAACAATTACCGGCTTTAACAGGACAATTACAGATGTCATCGTTTATAACACCAATTACACTTACGAAAACCGTGACAAACAGCATGACTTTGGTGCTGAACTGGAATTAAGCATTACGCCTGTTGAGCAGCTGAATATTAAAGCTTCTTATGCGTATATCGATGGTAAAATTACACAGGCACTGCAGGGGAAAGACACATCTTATTACAACCTGTTGCGCAGGCCTAAGCATAGTGTAAATCTCTACGCAGGCTACCAGGTATCCAAGCAACTTTTTATAAGTGCATCTACACAGGTTATTGGCAAGCGCACAGACAACTATTTTGATCCAAACACATTTGTGGCCACGCAGGTTGACTTGTCTGCCTATGCATTGGTAAATATGTATGCAGAATACCGTTTTTTAAAGAGCAGGCTTAATGTGTTTGTTGATGCAAAAAACCTGTTTGACAAAACGAACTTTTACGAAGTATACGGTTACGGTGTACAGGGCATTAATGTAACAGGTGGGGTACGATTGAGGTTATAATTTTTATAAAAAAGAATAATACTATTTCTGATGTCTAACAGTAAAATCAATCCGCGCAATACTGTTGTATTGCTCATGATCATCGTCATCGCTGCAATACGGCTCTTCAATAATTTCAGCACCAACATCAGTGTGCTGGCAAATTATTCGCCACTTGCAGCAATGGCTTTATTTGGCAGCGCATATTTTAAAGGAAACGTAAGACCGCTCCTGTTTCCGTTAATGGCAATTTTTATCAGTGATGTTGTTTTGTTTACAACTGTTTACAAAGACTATGGCAATGGCTTTTTGTACGATGGATGGGTTTGGGTATACGGCGCATTTTTAGTGATCGCTGTTTCAGCAAAGCTTATCATCAGGAAGATCAGCGTGCCGCGTATAGCAGCAGCGGTTATTACGGCCGTTTTAATACATTGGCTGGTTACTGATTTTGGCGTTTGGCTGGGAAGCAAAACCTATGCGCAAACCTGGAGCGGATTTATGGCATGTCTTGCGGCGGCGATCCCGTTTGAGTTGCGTTTGCTTACCGCAACCATTATTTATAGTACTATTATGTTTGGCATATTCGAGCTTATGCAGCGTAAATATGTGGCACTAAAAGCAATGTAGCTTAACAGTCTTCTTTATATAACATATATCCCTCAACAAAAATATTGTTACTATGAAAGCCTGTTCTTTTCTTCCGGCTGCAACGCAGATGATCTATGACATGGGTTTGCAACATTTGTTGCATGGCGTTACGTTTGAGTGCCCGGCAATAGCATTACAAGAGAAAGCAAAAGTTGTGCGTTGTGTGCTGGAGGGAAAGGCTTATTCAAGTACTGAAATCGACCGTATTTTTTCCGCCTCCAGGGCGCAGGGTAAAAGCTTGTATTATGTTGATGATACTATACTGCAGGCAATACAACCAGATGTAATTTTTACGCAGGATGTATGCGAAGTTTGCCAGATAGATACTGCCTGCACCGCTGCAGCTGTTGCCCGGCTGGAGAAACAACCATTGCTTATACCGCTTACTCCGCAAAACCTCGATGATGTATACACTACTGCCATTACAATAGCTGCAGCATTGGGGAATGAAACAGCGGCTTATACCCACCTTGCTGCTTTATCGCAACGTACTGCTGCCATACTGGATGTACTGCGTGCGCACCGCATGCCGTTAAAACGTGTAATGCTGATGGAATGGATAGCGCCTGTATATAATTGCGGACACTGGATCCCTTTCCAGGTGGCACAGGCCGGGGGTATAGATATGCTTGGCAATCCCGGTGGTGATTCTATAGTAACGCAATGGGAAAAAATTGTGAAGTACAACCCGGAGGTCTTGGTTGTGGCACCATGCGGTTTCAATGTCAGCCGTTCTTTACAGGAAATGCACCTGCTAACCCAAAAGCCTGGATGGCATTCCCTGCAGGCTGTACAAAACGGCCAGGTTTTTATACTCGATTTTGATTTGTTTACCCAACCCAGTGCCTCTACGCTGGTTGATGGAATAGAACTGCTCTCGGCAATTTTTCATCCGCAACTATTCCATGTGCCGGCACACCTGCAACAGAAGTTTGTTAACTTTTTTACTGTAAATGAGTATGCCTAAACATGAGCCGAAGGTTTGTCCGCGATGCAACAACGAGTTTGAATGTCGTGCAGGGGATATTACAAATTGCCAGTGCAGTGCTGTAGCATTAACCGTAGAAGAACAGGCATTCATAGAAGACCGCTACAACGACTGCCTTTGTACAGGTTGTTTACACGCGCTAAAGAACAGGTATGTTTTTTTCAAAGAAAAATTTTTAGGCCGTTGAGCAGGCTGCAGGCATATATGAACTGGAGTGGCGGCAAAGATTCAGCACTTTGCCTGTATAGGGTTTTGCAAAGTGGTTTATACAACGTTTCTCGATTACTTACCAGTGTTAATGCTGTACATGACCGTATTTCTATGCACGGCGTAAGGCGGTCTTTACTGCAGGTCCAGGCGGCGGCAATCGGCATTCCATTAACAACAATCGAATTGCCGGAGCAACCGGGCATGCAGGAATACGAAGAAATGATGCAGCAAAAAGTAGCAGAACAACGTAATGCCGGTTGTACACATGCTATTTTCGGCGACATATTTTTAGAAGATTTGAAACTTTACCGGCAGCAAAAACTGGCCGCTTCGGGTATAAACTGCGTGTTTCCTTTATGGAAGATAAATACGCTGCAACTGGTAAATGAATTTATTGCTGCAGGTTTTAAAAGTATCATCGTTTGTGTAAATGAACAATACCTGGATGCTTCTTTTTGCGGAAGAATAATTGATCATGATTTTATCAGCGCTCTTCCGCCAAACGTAGATCCTTGTGGGGAGCATGGCGAATTTCACT harbors:
- the glpK gene encoding glycerol kinase GlpK, whose product is MKKFILAFDQGTTSSRAIVFDYNGSIVAVAQKEFTQIFPQPGWVEHDAGEIWSTQLGVAAEAVSQAGITVKDIAAIGITNQRETTVVWDRRTGQPIHHAIVWQDRRTSTYCDQLKEQGYLQPIQRKTGLIVDAYFSATKLKWILDNVQDARKKAENGDLCFGTVDSWLLWKLTNGKVHATDVSNASRTMLFNIHTLAWDEDLLQLMDIPKNMLPEVKSSSEIYGYTENIITPANIPIAGIAGDQQAALFGQMCTHEGMVKNTYGTGCFMLMNTGEQPVFSNNNLLTTVAWQINGKTNYALEGSVFIAGAVVQWLRDGLNIIRSSKEIEALAQQCDTTDGVYLVPAFAGLGAPYWNQHARGTIVGITRGTGTAHIARAALESIAFQTMDVVKAMEADSKISVKELRVDGGATTNNFLMQFQSNLLNTKVIRPKVTETTALGAAYLAGLAVGYWENMDAIKAQWQVDQVFESTIAADERATHAGNWKRAIAATRYWADHA
- a CDS encoding L,D-transpeptidase family protein — encoded protein: MKSIGIFVSIMLLYLCVACGNGDDKNVERDTSINEITSFNNLFLDSNKLEGFLSGNNRFRKYEKQFIDFYKQRNYEYAWFDSSGLGEQARGFINLLSSTISTMHDSSLYNSKLVTLYNAFEDNAVRKHTAEEVLNTELLLTGQFFHYAAKMYKGTDSNIADLGWFIPRKKINITALLDSVIQTGNTEVDKFAALNAEYKKLSSFLPFLYKLEKEGNWDSIPQRKKALHINDDTVIIATIKDRLYRLGDLAYNDSTTLFDSALFSAVQSFQRRMGIGADGAIGPKMIEELNITPAQRIQQVMVNLERMRWMPPPHRDHEFIAVNIPEYKMYVYNEDTLKMDINVIVGTAANSTVVFSGDLKYIVFAPYWKVPSKIVRNEILPAMRKDTGYLRKHQMERTGGPDTLPAIRQLPGPLNSLGKVKFLFPNNYDIYFHDTPNRNLFSASSRSFSHGCIRVGEPKKLAEFLLRNDTSWNETRIDTLMSGVKEKWVTLPRAIPVVITYFTAFVDDQGILNFRRDIYKHDEKLADKLFAKE
- a CDS encoding N-acyl-D-amino-acid deacylase family protein: MKVLFILLVLCTGNLMAQNRADIIIRNGKIIDGTGNPWYYGDVAIRAHTIVATGNLNTWSADNIIDATGLIIAPGFIDVHTHIEDDEVKNPTANNFIRDGVTTVITGNCGSSHVNTGAYLAFIDSLRLSVNTATFIGHNDVREAVMGKANRPPTSQELDKMIALVNKAMQEGAVGFSTGLIYTPGSYASTDEIIALAKVAAAYNGVYATHMRNESDSVTYAIHEALRIAKAAGIPLQISHFKIGGQQNWGRSRQTIEMVKKARTDGLDVTIDQYPYTASSTALNTLLPDWILAGNDSVVKQRLRQPAVVKEATGYMLKKLAARKMHHFSYAVVAFYKADTTLNGKSIEAINLLWKRKHTAAAEATTIIDMVIGGGASMVFHGMSEDDVKCIMQYPFNMPASDASIRVMNEGAPHPRGYGTNARILGRYVREQKIITLEEAIRRMTSLPAQKFHLTDRGLLRPGFAADIVLFDADAVTDLSTFQQPHQYSAGFKYVIVNGKITLNNGIHTGVRNGMALYNKPR
- a CDS encoding metal-dependent hydrolase family protein, with the translated sequence MKTKLLITLCIFFAQLSFAQTKTLKAIRAGKLIDVEHATVLENVIILIDHDTIKAVGKNIPIPDSAQIIDLGGSTVLPGLIDCHTHITAQPSGDYYADIFRATQVDDAIMGTVFARKTLEAGFTTCRDVGARGFADVALRNAINRGAVPGPRLFVATLFIGATGSHGDISGFSPYLQWDLPRQMLGVADGIDELRKQVRYNIKYGADIIKFGASAGVLSEEESVGAPQYTQEEMNAIVAETKAWGKKACAHAHGTEAIKMAVKAGVASIEHGSMLDDEAIALMKQYGTYLVADIYNDDYIRTEYARLGYPDKIIEKEKLVGQVQRESFQQAVKAGVKIAFGTDAGVYPHGWNAKQFYYMVKFGCTPMQAIQAATINAADLIGNAKIGNIKAGCYADIIAVKADVLKDITTLENVAFVMKGGEVFKQ
- a CDS encoding TonB-dependent receptor plug domain-containing protein codes for the protein MKKLFLLAAIAAAQGVCAQSDSTGNALDEVVVTATKSPKKLSETGKVLTVITKAQIERSGGKDFAQLITEQTGIIVNGAVSNAGKDKSLFLRGATDKYTLILLDDIPLNEPAGVGGSFDLRLLSLDNIERIEILKGSQSTLYGSNAVAGVINIISKKPATAKPQFNALATYGSFNTFKGNANISQKAKVLEYDLNYTYYNTDGISEAKDTTGKANFDKDGFTQHAVQAVVGINITKQLKISPYYRFTQFTGGYDADAFTDAPNNYNASLVNSGLDGRYNYAKGTVHVNYGYDFTKRLYAGQYGDFTMKGKFHHAELFVNHTFSKALQMVAGANLQVYRIDAPDTVNSIVSPFVSLFLHSNNGWNIELGGRYNQHNKYGGNATYSFNPSYLINEKIKLFANVTSGFRAPSIGELFGPYGANPDLKPEKSNTQEAGVQAVIANKKITATITGFNRTITDVIVYNTNYTYENRDKQHDFGAELELSITPVEQLNIKASYAYIDGKITQALQGKDTSYYNLLRRPKHSVNLYAGYQVSKQLFISASTQVIGKRTDNYFDPNTFVATQVDLSAYALVNMYAEYRFLKSRLNVFVDAKNLFDKTNFYEVYGYGVQGINVTGGVRLRL
- a CDS encoding DUF6580 family putative transport protein, which translates into the protein MSNSKINPRNTVVLLMIIVIAAIRLFNNFSTNISVLANYSPLAAMALFGSAYFKGNVRPLLFPLMAIFISDVVLFTTVYKDYGNGFLYDGWVWVYGAFLVIAVSAKLIIRKISVPRIAAAVITAVLIHWLVTDFGVWLGSKTYAQTWSGFMACLAAAIPFELRLLTATIIYSTIMFGIFELMQRKYVALKAM
- a CDS encoding ABC transporter substrate-binding protein codes for the protein MKACSFLPAATQMIYDMGLQHLLHGVTFECPAIALQEKAKVVRCVLEGKAYSSTEIDRIFSASRAQGKSLYYVDDTILQAIQPDVIFTQDVCEVCQIDTACTAAAVARLEKQPLLIPLTPQNLDDVYTTAITIAAALGNETAAYTHLAALSQRTAAILDVLRAHRMPLKRVMLMEWIAPVYNCGHWIPFQVAQAGGIDMLGNPGGDSIVTQWEKIVKYNPEVLVVAPCGFNVSRSLQEMHLLTQKPGWHSLQAVQNGQVFILDFDLFTQPSASTLVDGIELLSAIFHPQLFHVPAHLQQKFVNFFTVNEYA
- a CDS encoding cysteine-rich CWC family protein produces the protein MPKHEPKVCPRCNNEFECRAGDITNCQCSAVALTVEEQAFIEDRYNDCLCTGCLHALKNRYVFFKEKFLGR
- a CDS encoding diphthine--ammonia ligase; its protein translation is MSRLQAYMNWSGGKDSALCLYRVLQSGLYNVSRLLTSVNAVHDRISMHGVRRSLLQVQAAAIGIPLTTIELPEQPGMQEYEEMMQQKVAEQRNAGCTHAIFGDIFLEDLKLYRQQKLAASGINCVFPLWKINTLQLVNEFIAAGFKSIIVCVNEQYLDASFCGRIIDHDFISALPPNVDPCGEHGEFHSFVFDGPIFKTPVNFTKGDVVRKTYAAPAGSPVPDYGFYFCDLLPLYT